The Rhinopithecus roxellana isolate Shanxi Qingling unplaced genomic scaffold, ASM756505v1 contig2860, whole genome shotgun sequence genome includes a window with the following:
- the ZBED6 gene encoding zinc finger BED domain-containing protein 6: MSVCTLSVPVSSLSPGRRCSTFSDSGILGCVPINSNTDEEDVVEEKMVAEGVNKEAKQPAKKKRKKGLRIKGKRRRKKLILAKKFSKDLGSGRPVADAPALLASNDAEQDEESLFESNIEKQIYLPSTRAKTSIVWHFFHVDPQYTWRAICNLCEKSVSRGKPGSHLGTSTLQRHLQARHSPHWTRANKFGVTSGEEDFTLDVSLSPSSGSNGSFEYIPTDPLDDNRMGKKHDKSASDALRAERGRFLIKSNIVKHALIPGTRAKTSAVWNFFYTDPQHISRAVCNICKRSVSRGRPGSHLGTSTLQRHLQATHPIHWAVANKDSGAVANGLDEAETERSDLLSDTLHGEKSTGSQDLTAEDLSDSDSDEPMLEVENRSESPIPVAEQGTLMHAQERETTCCGNPVSSQISQAIIQMIVEDMHPYNYFSTPAFQRFMQIVAPDYRLPSETYFFTKAVPQLYDCVREKIFLTLENVQSQKIHLTVDIWTHDPSTDYFIVTVHWVSLETASFLNNGRIPDFRKWAVLCVTGLAKDCLITNILQELNDQIGLWLSPNFLIPSFIVSDNSSNVVHAIKDGGFTHVPCFLHCLNMVIQDFFCEHKSIENMLVAARKTCHHFSHSVKARQILQEFQNDHQLPWKNLKQDETGHWISTFYMLKWLLEHCYSVHHSLGRASGVVLTSLQWTLMTYVCDILTPFEEATQKVSVKTAGLNQVLPLIHHLLLSLQKLREDFQVRGITQALNLVDSLSLKLETDTLLSAMLKSKPCILATLLDPCFKNSLEDFFPQGADLETYKQFLAEEVCNYMESSPEICQIPTSEACPSVTVGTDSFTSSLKEGTSNSGSVDSSAVDSCALGSKSFMFPSAVAVVDEYFKEKYSELSGGDDPLIYWQRKISIWPALTQVAIQYLSCPMCSWQSECIFTKNSHFHPKQIMSLDFDNIEQLMFLKMNLKNVNYDYSTLVLSWDPENEVVQSNEKEILP, encoded by the coding sequence ATGAGTGTATGTACTTTAAGTGTACCAGTTTCCTCACTCTCTCCTGGCAGAAGATGCAGCACTTTTAGTGATTCTGGGATTCTGGGATGTGTTCCTATTAATTCTAATACAGATGAAGAAGATGTGGTAGAGGAAAAGATGGTAGCGGAAGGAGTGAATAAAGAGGCCAAACAGCctgctaaaaagaaaagaaagaagggtttGCGAATTAAGGGGAAAAGGCGTCGAAAAAAATTGATTCTTGCCAAGAAGTTTAGTAAGGATTTGGGATCTGGGAGGCCTGTTGCAGATGCCCCTGCTTTGTTAGCTTCCAACGATGCTGAGCAGGATGAAGAAAGTCTTTTTGAGAGCAATATAGAAAAACAGATCTATCTGCCTAGTACTAGAGCCAAGACCTCCATTGTGTGGCACTTCTTTCATGTTGACCCCCAGTACACCTGGCGGGCTATTTGTAACCTCTGTGAGAAAAGCGTCAGCAGGGGTAAACCAGGTAGCCATCTTGGTACATCTACTCTTCAGCGACATCTGCAAGCAAGGCATTCACCTCATTGGACCAGGGCCAACAAGTTTGGAGTTACTAGTGGAGAGGAGGACTTTACCTTGGATGTATCTTTGTCTCCCTCTTCTGGAAGCAATGGAAGCTTTGAATATATTCCTACTGATCCATTAGATGATAATAGAATGGGTAAGAAGCATGATAAATCAGCATCTGATGCCCTAAGGGCAGAAAGAGGGAGATTTCTCATCAAAAGTAACATTGTCAAGCATGCTTTAATTCCTGGAACTAGAGCCAAGACATCTGCcgtttggaattttttttacaCTGATCCTCAACACATCTCAAGAGCTGTGtgtaatatatgtaaaagaaGTGTGAGCCGGGGTAGGCCAGGGTCCCACTTAGGGACTTCAACACTTCAACGACACCTGCAAGCCACACATCCTATCCATTGGGCTGTTGCCAACAAAGACAGTGGTGCTGTTGCAAATGGATTAGATGAAGCTGAGACTGAGAGAAGTGATCTCTTGAGTGATACCTTGCATGGAGAAAAGTCTACAGGCAGCCAAGATTTAACAGCTGAGGACCTTAGTGACTCTGATTCAGATGAACCTATGTTAGAGGTTGAAAATAGATCTGAAAGTCCTATTCCCGTTGCAGAGCAAGGCACTCTGATGCATGCGCAGGAGAGAGAAACAACATGTTGTGGAAATCCAGTCTCAAGTCAAATAAGTCAGGCAATTATCCAAATGATTGTGGAGGATATGCATCCTTACAACTACTTCTCAACTCCAGCCTTTCAGAGGTTCATGCAGATTGTGGCCCCTGATTATAGGTTGCCATCAGAGACTTACTTTTTCACTAAGGCTGTACCTCAGTTATATGATTGTGTCAGAGAAAAAATTTTCTTAACTTTAGAGAATGTTCAAAGCCAAAAAATACACCTGACTGTTGACATATGGACCCATGACCCTTCCACTGACTATTTTATTGTGACTGTACACTGGGTTTCTTTGGAAACTGCATCTTTTCTCAATAATGGCAGGATCCCCGATTTTAGAAAGTGGGCAGTGCTTTGTGTTACAGGTTTGGCTAAAGACTGTTTGATAACCAATATTTTACAAGAATTGAATGACCAGATTGGTCTGTGGCTTTCTCCAAATTTCCTTATCCCTAGCTTCATTGTTTCTGACAATTCCTCTAATGTGGTACATGCAATCAAAGATGGTGGTTTTACCCATGTGCCATGCTTCCTGCATTGTTTAAATATGGTCATTCAGGACTTCTTCTGTGAGCACAAAAGCATTGAGAATATGTTAGTGGCTGCTAGGAAAACCTGTCATCATTTTAGTCATTCGGTCAAGGCCCGTCAGATACTGCAAGAGTTCCAAAATGATCACCAACTTCCATGGAAGAATTTGAAGCAGGATGAAACTGGCCATtggatttctactttttatatgttaaaatggCTCTTGGAGCATTGCTACTCAGTTCACCATAGTCTTGGTAGAGCCAGTGGAGTTGTGCTCACCTCCCTTCAGTGGACTCTAATGACTTATGTTTGTGATATTCTTACGCCATTTGAGGAGGCTACCCAGAAAGTGAGCGTGAAGACCGCAGGATTGAATCAGGTGCTACCCCTAATCCATCATCTACTCCTTTCCTTGCAGAAACTCAGAGAAGATTTTCAAGTCAGAGGTATTACTCAGGCCCTCAATCTGGTGGATAGTTTATCTCTGAAACTTGAAACGGATACCCTGCTAAGTGCTATGCTTAAATCCAAGCCCTGTATCTTGGCTACTTTGTTAGACCCTTGCTTTAAAAACAGTTTGGAAGACTTTTTTCCTCAAGGTGCTGATTTAGAAACTTATAAGCAGTTCCTTGCAGAAGAGGTCTGTAATTATATGGAATCTTCGCCAGAGATCTGCCAAATTCCAACTTCAGAAGCTTGTCCCTCAGTTACAGTAGGAACTGATTCATTTACCTCATCTCTAAAAGAAGGCACCTCCAATTCAGGGTCTGTCGATAGCTCAGCTGTAGACAGTTGTGCCCTTGGAAGCAAAAGCTTCATGTTCCCTTCTGCTGTAGCAGTTGTGGATGAGTACTTCAAAGAGAAGTATTCAGAGCTCTCAGGAGGTGATGACCCTTTAATTTACTGGCAGAGGAAGATAAGCATATGGCCAGCTTTGACCCAGGTTGCCATCCAGTATCTAAGTTGCCCCATGTGTAGTTGGCAATCTGAAtgtatctttactaaaaatagccACTTTCATCCAAAACAGATCATGAGCCTGGACTTTGACAATATAGAACAACTGATGTTTCTGAAAATGAACTTGAAAAATGTTAACTACGATTATTCTACATTGGTTCTGAGCTGGGATCCTGAGAATGAAGTTGTTcaaagcaatgaaaaagaaatactgccttaa